CATCCGACGTGGTGGAATTTTTTGTTGCTATCAAGTTGTCATCCCCGACCTGATTGGGGATCCGGAAGTTTTTCAACCTACTCCAAAATTTCTTGTACTCGCCCGACCTGACCGTCTTCTAATCTAACTTTTATTCCGCGCGGATGATGCGACGAAGGCGTCAAAACCTCTCCCACAACACCTTCAGTCAACTCTCCGGTCGGCTGATCTTTTTTTAAAACAACTTTTACGCGCAGTCCTGGTTTTATATCGTCTCGAT
The window above is part of the Patescibacteria group bacterium genome. Proteins encoded here:
- a CDS encoding YwbE family protein, encoding MDPTNRDDIKPGLRVKVVLKKDQPTGELTEGVVGEVLTPSSHHPRGIKVRLEDGQVGRVQEILE